A window from Photobacterium sp. DA100 encodes these proteins:
- a CDS encoding DNA ligase, protein MHAHAINIDTLDQEEFIPQLQNYLASEKLDGIRAVWTGKGLVTRQGNPIFAPSWFTEALPKDTWLEGELWVERNNFQLISSIVRDHHPNEKEWQRVKLMVFDSPSLSAPFQDRVIILKTHIQTIDQPYIQLIPQHDIANITDLEQLLETIKSQGGEGIMLHRKDNLYQPGRSQNLIKVKPYQDDEAIVIGYVPGKGKYHGIMGAVWVTTSDNRKFKIGSGFSDHDRQYPPPLGSIVQYRFNGYTDSGLPRFARFLRVRSSPDS, encoded by the coding sequence ATGCATGCGCACGCTATTAACATCGACACGCTAGACCAAGAAGAATTCATACCGCAACTACAGAACTACCTAGCCAGTGAAAAGCTTGATGGTATCAGGGCTGTATGGACAGGTAAGGGGCTTGTAACCAGGCAAGGTAACCCAATTTTTGCCCCCTCTTGGTTTACGGAGGCTTTACCCAAGGATACTTGGCTGGAAGGTGAGTTATGGGTTGAGCGTAATAACTTTCAGTTGATCAGCAGCATCGTTCGCGATCATCACCCCAATGAGAAAGAATGGCAAAGAGTCAAGCTCATGGTATTTGACTCTCCATCGCTCAGTGCTCCGTTTCAAGATAGAGTGATCATCCTCAAAACACATATTCAGACTATCGACCAGCCATATATCCAATTAATCCCCCAGCATGACATTGCGAACATCACTGATTTAGAACAGTTGCTAGAAACTATCAAGAGTCAGGGTGGTGAAGGAATCATGCTGCATCGCAAAGATAATCTTTACCAACCCGGCCGTAGCCAAAACCTAATCAAGGTGAAACCCTATCAAGATGACGAGGCTATCGTTATCGGCTATGTGCCGGGAAAGGGCAAATACCACGGGATAATGGGGGCTGTTTGGGTCACTACATCCGATAACCGAAAGTTTAAGATTGGATCCGGTTTTAGCGATCACGACAGGCAATACCCGCCTCCGCTAGGTTCAATCGTTCAGTATCGGTTCAATGGCTATACTGACAGCGGCTTGCCTCGGTTTGCCCGCTTCCTCAGGGTGAGAAGTAGCCCTGACTCATAA